In the genome of Labrus bergylta chromosome 7, fLabBer1.1, whole genome shotgun sequence, the window aatatatataaatgcatTAATTTTTTCATCCGCCCTCTTCTGTTTGCTTCACAGGAAAATAGATGGTAGCAATGTAGAAGCCGAGGACAACATTGAACTGACGGAGGATGGGCGTCCGGTGGCGTCAACTCAACACGCTCCCCCGCTGCTGGACTGCAGCTGTGGAGGACTACCCAAACGCTACATCATCGCCATCCTCAGCGGGCTGGGCTTCTGCATCTCCTTTGGCATCCGCTGCAACCTCGGCGTGGCCATCGTGGAGATGGTGAACAACAACACGGTGTACATCAATGGAACTCCTGTGCTTCAGGTATCTGAATTAAGCAGATAGGATGTTGACTTTTTGGGGGGGGATTTTGCataatgtgtcttttttttctttctttaaagtctttatatgtgatgttttgatccagcagatgtcgcccttgagcaccagcatgaaaccaaaacaactggcgctgcattgttgtgttagcatgctaatgctagcgatctttattatgctggtatcttcacactgcatgtaaatttacctgaaatgagcgtgatctagaaacacagttaagcagtgagtacagtatgttattcttcttttctctagtccctcaattaaacaacttttatacacgaggggaggagtcagccggccgtcccggcgatgtaaacaaagtgaagataggactctgaaaactctgaaaacatcacagacagtgggactcgggtgttacacccattgtagacagtcatgactcacagagttattttcagaggatattcttgatttctacatttaagtgttaaaaatcacatagaaagactttaaagaaatctcaggagtttttttttttgaatgtttgacTAAATCATGATGTAAAATGATAATTTCAGACACCTCTATAGTGATGTATCTGTGATGCTTGTATTTTTCTGCCTTGCATTGTTAGAAAGCTCAGTTTAACTGGGACCCAGAGACAGTGGGGCTGATCCACGGCTCCTTTTTCTGGGGATACATTGTCACTCAAATCCCCGGCGGTTTCATCTCCAACAAGCTGTCAGCCAACAGGTGACACTTCCGTCTATTCATCCTTCTATCCTCATGTTTTTGTGCCATTATTTATGGAATATGTTGTCGTTTCTCAAACATGAATCAGAAAATCATTATCACGATGATACTTTGGATTCTGTTTCCTcaacgttacacacacagaaatcaatcaataataaaTATATCACAAGTGCAGACTCAGGTCTATGAAGGAGCATAAAAAGGTGTGATGTTACATGTGATTCAGATTCCAGATTTTTTactgtcccacaaggggaaatttgcattgcaacagaagcacacagaagactagaaacacaaggacaacatcaacatgaaacataaaccaaaaagaatttaaaaaatcagacaacacagtaaaaatataaaactaaataaaaacagcgcaataaaatcagtcaagagcacgtaccagaatggaaattcaagttattaaagtgcaaagtggaggtgtgcaaatgtgcaattcaagtgcaaaaagagcaacagatagctaattgttgtttaacatgtGGACTGCACTTGGTAAAAATGACACCTGGAGTCTTTTAGTCTTTTAGTGAGGTGTGCAGAGATCTAGTTTTTTGTGTGAATTTAGATATATTCAACGACAACATACACAAGAAAGGTCTCAGAAAGACGAGGATTCTTCGATGGTTTTAGATCctcctcactgtgtgtgtgcttgaagGGGTTAAAGCTGTACGGTGTGCCGAGCGGTGCTGATGGAGCAGATAGCGGTCCTGTAATAAAAGCCTCACAGGAAAAGAGGACACGCCACTGACAGAGTTAATAATGAAAGATCCTGCCTCTGATTTCTTTCTGAAACACCAGCCACTGGAATATTACAAGTGTCACTTACACACTGTtttggaaagagagagggaaggggggaaggggggaagggggggggagcTGAGCGGCAGGGTGGTGATGAAGCAGAAAGTTGTGGACTGACTGAATAGGATGTCTTTATCTCAGTATATGAAAGACAGAGGCGTGAGATGTGACTGATGctgaacacacactccctgCTCATGTTAGAAATCAACACTTTAGACTCTGATGATCTGCAGTTTGTGTCTTACCTGTTTCTTTCTGGACTGACAAACAAGCCAAAGCTCAAAATTTGCTTTAAATTTATTGGGGAAACTTTCTTAAAAGATTTGTAAAGACTAAAGAGAAATAAGGATTGTCCCAGTCAAGAACTCTCCATTTAATTACAAGTAAATagtcttgtttgtttattaGCAGTAACTTTACTCTCCATGTCAAACTGAATCACATCTCTGATATATTTACATTATGATATATCTAACAAAAACACTCTGGGTTCATTTGAATTACTGGAGTCAAACTGTGGGATTTTAAAGTCACTTTTCTTCCCTAAAAATAATACTTTCAAAGGGTTGATTTAAAAGCACAATACCTTTCAGCAGGTAGAATAACGTCTCCCCTATGTCCACTGTGCGCTGCACCGCCCGTTtactgcactatgtaactttggcagctgGCCCGAGGTCTTCTTGAGAGAAGTGCAAAGTGAAGTGCGTACAGCTTTacggcactagttcacacacaaaccttcaGTTTGTAAAAGTTAGCACCTCTCTGTACAGTTtgatatgataataataatggatgtggctaagaggaagaggaagatgacagaaaaagagagagggatgtAAAGATATCAAAATAACAAGTCCACAGTGTGattattattttgataattAAAATATAAGTAAAAGtgaaacttggaaaaaaaaaagcaatttatcaaacattgattaaaaatgaagacacaaaatcTATTTCTCACAACGTCACGTTTCCTGTGCTGGTCGAGCGAGGCGTAACAGACGAGACCTTCGATGGACACCGAAGCTCACCAAACCAACTttctacatattgttgcttgaAAGTCTAAAAAATGTTCTCCTGATGTTGAATCACTTTTCTTTTAGAGATACAGGTGGAGTAACCTTTCTGCACTGCAGGCAACATGTTGACATTTCTGTATGATTGCAGGGTATTTGGGGCGGCCATTTTCCTGACATCAGTGCTCAACATGTTCATTCCTTCAGCAGCCAGGGTGCACTACGGCTGCGTCATGTTTGTCCGCATCCTGCAGGGCCTTGTGGAGGTAATGGTGACTCCTCTGTTTAGTAATCCTGCTTTGTTTCTATCATTAGATTAAAGTGCTCTCATGTCTAAAACATGTTAAGCTAACACCTGTAGTCTGTTTGCTGTCTTGTTTGCCTAGCTGGAAGAAAAGGatagctttttgttttttggctcGACTAAGCACAACATTTCACTTCAATCAATCTCAATATTCTCATGTCACTCTCAAAAGGAAAGCTAAATGTCAAAACATTCCTTTAAAGCTTTGACCAATGACATATTTCACACCCCGTCCCTTATAGGGTGTCACCTACCCAGCATGCCATGGGATGTGGTCCAAATGGGCGCCACCTCTTGAACGGAGTCGACTGGCCACGACATCTTTCTGTGGTGAGCGATTCCCCATGTGTCCTATAGTACTGTATAGTAATATGGACAGCGCATCTCTTGTCTCCTTCCGTTGCACAAAATTGAAGACAAACCCCCAAAACCCACGGGCGCTATCACAAACGTACTTTAGAATGAAGACGTGCATTGATCTGCGTTGAAGGCCACTTCCGCTCATCAAAGCTAGCCCAGTCACTAGCGGTTAAAGGTCAAAGATCCTTCAGGTCGGTGCAGACACATTCATGAGTCCGTTTGGAGCAGACATACTCACAGTTTTGGAAACTTCAATGAATTGTTAgttgttctttatgttttctcGCACCTTTCCTCCTCTACATTACTAACACATTTGACAAACATAACTATTGTTCATGACCTTATAGTTGACCTTATATGCATCAAATAGCCTAAcccagcctttcccaaacttcaGACTGCCGCGGcccgctttgaaatacaaaatcacTCCGGGGCCCGTTAATAAAAGTTATGACTACATCTATAACTTTCAGTCAGGGTCAATcattggacatgacaacatgatattatggaGAGATAGACACAAAGGTTTAgtaaacattatgtccatgaatagtcatgacacgtcttactaatcacttaaagggttaaCTCATGgtgaatcatcattattgtgatatttcttttatttttaaaattggtggagggcttttctcggcccacctgcagtacccacacggcccaccagggggccgcaGTCCACACTTTTGGAAGCACTGGCCTAACCTATAAAAGCAAAACTACTCAAAATTTACACTTGTACATGAAACAGCCTGATGATAACTATCAAGTCAGAGTCTTGTTGACCCATTTCTAtgtgttaacatggaggaggtggTGTTTATGACCATACTGCAGCCTGTCAGCAGGGGCagtcttttggcttcactcccagcCAGCTGTTGCTCTGTCCCTGTTGCTCTATGgttaaaatgtgttgcaaaacacCTAATGAACTCCACAACAGAAAGATATGTGAGGATAGAGTCTGCATAACAGGAATGGTCATTTCATTGACATGAGAGGGAGGATTTTGCTTTGCAGATTTACTCCACTGTAGCCCCCCTGCTGAAATTGAAATATCCAGGTCGCACTTTAAACTGGTACCATGACAACCCATGCATCAAAACCCTCTTGACATTGTCTGTAAATGGACGGGGCTCACCTGTGTACTCTGCCTCTATTCACCTAAATGAAGTATCATATTGCTGACTGTCCAAAAAGCTCTCTCGTGCTCCCCGCTCTATTCAAAACAACAGAGTTCATAAATCTGTGCCATTATATTAAAAACACTCTGAGCCAAAGATTCATTGACTGTGTTACTCACTGATACTAATGTGTTTCCaggatgtgttttttattaagaTGCATTTGCACCATACGCTGTTGTTTTATGTTCaggtaaatatataaaaaaagacatttttgtgCCATCTCAATTATTTATTGGATTCTTATTAAATCATGCCTTGGCTTGGATGTTTCTGCTGATATAGAAGTTTATACCTTGACATTAAAATCTGTTGTTTCCAGGTTCATATGCAGGAGCAGTGATCGCCATGCCATTAGCTGGAGTGCTTGTTCAGTATGTTGGATGGTCTTCAGTCTTCTACATCTATGGTAAGACTCATGTTTGACAATGCTGCTGTgactcacacaaagaaaaaacaaagacagcgGTGTtaagacagagacagaatacaAAAGTTTAAGATAAAGTTTAAAGATGATTATATTTTTTCCTCTATCCCGTTAACGTCCGTGTCCGcaatattctacaattctacaattcactgagcagactcttttctccaaagcgacgtacatcagagagtaagaacaacacaagcaaggatctagaaaaaagggaacaatgtgagtaagagcaaacgatcagctttgagtctgattggacacacaggtgctgacaggaagtgaccagaggcaaagcacaacattgagggcagttcttgagagctctaatcagtatagaaaccatcttataagtcgtcgttatcaaacaaaaaccatcgtcattaccatcatcatcatcaataatatggagaccatcatcattaagttagtaggtattcatgaaagagctggctctttagctttttcttaaaggtgcagagggactctgcagatcacatggagtttggaagttcattccaccaccggggggcgacagaggagaagagtctagtcagagacttaggaccctgttgtgaaggttggatcagacgcctttcattggcagagcgtagtggggggagAGGGAGTGTAATATTTGCCGGTTTGAATcacgtccaatcactgaattgtatccacatcctaaactcacctgccgCTGTCGTTGACTTGGGGAAATCCCCCCCTGCTCCTTCGCCAGACACATCCTGCATCACCCCACAAGTGATGATTGAGCGGCACAACTTTTTTATAGGTCTATTTGGGAAAAGCCACTGACTTTatctttaaagcttctgtgcggaaatgttgttttttgttgacttTGGCGCCCCCACTGTTGACAAATTGGTATTTATTATCTCTTTCCTGACCTTGTCCTGTACGTCCATGTGTAAGTAGTGTTGTCCGTTGGAATATTTCATTTTGGTttcttagggttagggtaacaAAGCCAtggaaaaaatgtcaacaaaggctgtttctgctGCCAGTGGTTACAAGCGTGAAAAAAATAACTATAGTCTTGTTTGTGGATCATTaagaggcatcaatattaattcAAGTCTGTTTCATATCCTGCAAAAAAATAGTTCTCAGGTGTTGGGTAATTAGAAACACTTGGTGTCAGTTTGGCATCACGCGAAGTGCTTTTCTTTATCCAGGATTTGTACTTTGTATGCCTCGCACATGATGTGTTATCTGACCTGCTTTAGATTTGATAAAAAAACGATTAACACCAGCGTTAGATTCACACTTCACCGAGTGTTCTTTAATAAAAATCTACTCTGGTTGTGCTGTGATATGATCtcatgatttattgatgtaAATTAGCATTTTCCTGTCTGGGCTCCGTGCCTCACACctgcttcatttcattttcataatgaatttttttttggtggTCCAGAGAAGGTCAGCCGTGCTTTATTTAGTCCACCCATTCCCCTTAAACTGCTCTGTTACATCTTACAAAGCTCGATTACTTATTATACATTTAGAAGAGTATCTACAAAGGAaagtgatgttgttgttgttgttgttgttgtgaaagGTGTTTTCGGGATCTTTTGGTACATCCTGTGGCTCCTGCTGGCGTATGGAAGtcctgctgctcatcccaccaTCACTCAGGAGGAGAGGACGTACATTGAGACCACCATTGGTGAAACAATGCGCCAGTTGAGTGTGACTGAGGTGTGTCATACTTTTCTTCTGCCAGTTTCAGGAtcttgaaatctttttttttgttctcctgtCCCACTAAAAATccttacacacaaacagcattAAAAGCCAACACACATATCTCTGTCTCAGAAATTCAAGACTCCATGGCGTCGTTTCTTCACCTCTATGCCCGTCTATGCAATCATCGTGGCCAACTTCTGCCGCAGCTGGACCTTCTACCTGCTCCTCATCAGCCAGCCGGCATACTTTGAGGAAGTGTTTGGCTTTCCTATTAGCAAGGTTTGGTCCCTGAGATTCCCCAAACAGCACAGAATGACAAATATTTATAAGCACAGTCTTCATAAGTCAGTGGAGTGATTCATATAAAcgcttcctgtgtgtgttgctgtcgTCCAACAGGTGGGGCTCCTGTCTGCTGTACCCCACATGGTGATGACGATAGTGGTTCCCATCGGAGGACAGCTGGCCGACTTCTTACGCACCAACAAAATCATGTCCACTACAAATGTGAGGAAACTTATGAACTGTGGAGGTACGTCATGTGACACAGACACAGGTTGTTTGTTAATGTTGATACAGGAAGCAACTCACTGCCTAGCGTGCAGAACGTCAGGTTCAGGGTTTGAGaggtgaaacacaaaaaaacacaagaacacactaTCAGGAAATGATTACTTATTTGTACTGTGGACACACAGCTTTAACTTTACCTTGATCAACGCTGTTATTGTTGTAACAAAAGGAAAATTTACCTttacaggtttttttattttttttgcaactttgtgtttattgggcaatccaaacatagttcatttatctgAGCATAGTTTCTTACatcattattctttttattttattttataatgttataaaaaacaataatagaatgcagaagaagaaaactaaaTGGTTATAATAATATCTGAGTTTGCCCAATTTTTTCTTGtaatagagaaaaataaagcaacTAAAAAAAGCAacccacataaaaaaagaccccccccccacacacacacacacacacacacacacacacacacacacacacacacacacacacaaacaaaacagaacaaaacaaaaaagtgacacacacacatcaccaatGACATAACCatgatttcatttcagtttttgcaACCACAATAGTGTTTCCATACATCTCCTATTCagtatatattttaataaattaaCATATCACCACATTTTCCCCTTGCCAACCTGTATCTAAACATCCTCTGTCactcgttgccatggaaaccatcTGTCAAGGAAATTTTGCATTTTACAgtcttattttaaaagttatCTTTTCCATTATGTAAATTCCTTTGTCAAAGGAACCTAAATACAGGTTTTAAAGGTTTGTcagctgtgttgtgttattTGCTGAACGTGTCTGTAAACTTCAGGAGAGTTTTCTTTTACGTTGTTGACAGTAAGAGTTTAAAATGGCCTCAGGaatatgttttggtttttaaggAGTCTTGAGGGAACCCTAGACTTAATTCTAAAAGTACCGAGGAAAATATTAgataaagtgtttgttgtttttctgtattaGTTGTTGGTGCTGCATTCACTTACTTGTAGGAcggtttcattttctttaagaGTTAAAAAGACTTCCTTCCAACTTTGCGCAAGTTCATCAGCTTTAAGTCTTGATGTTGATACCaattttaaacatcaa includes:
- the slc17a8 gene encoding vesicular glutamate transporter 3, coding for MPFGLAGLREQVLKPGKEEVKNTVGDSMGKLQRKIDGSNVEAEDNIELTEDGRPVASTQHAPPLLDCSCGGLPKRYIIAILSGLGFCISFGIRCNLGVAIVEMVNNNTVYINGTPVLQKAQFNWDPETVGLIHGSFFWGYIVTQIPGGFISNKLSANRVFGAAIFLTSVLNMFIPSAARVHYGCVMFVRILQGLVEGVTYPACHGMWSKWAPPLERSRLATTSFCGSYAGAVIAMPLAGVLVQYVGWSSVFYIYGVFGIFWYILWLLLAYGSPAAHPTITQEERTYIETTIGETMRQLSVTEKFKTPWRRFFTSMPVYAIIVANFCRSWTFYLLLISQPAYFEEVFGFPISKVGLLSAVPHMVMTIVVPIGGQLADFLRTNKIMSTTNVRKLMNCGGFGMEATLLLVVGFSHTRGVAISFLVLAVGFSGFAISGFNVNHLDIAPRYASILMGISNGVGTLSGMVCPLIVGALTKNKTRLEWQHVFIIASMVHYTGVIFYAIFASGEQQEWADPESTSEDKRGIMDEDELAEESELNTDNVIAPKRSYGTTDNSSGRKQGWTKKRGAAVQQQQEEEEEEEHFRNGDFQDGYQ